CAGGCATATAAGTTAGGAGCTACTTTATGAGCATTCATGTAGAGAGAAGTATTCGGATTGATCGCTCTCCTCAAGAGCTGTATCAGTTCTGGCGTAACTTTGAGAATTTGCCACGATTCATGAATCATCTCCAGTCGGTGCAAATGGTGGATGCTCAGCGATCGCATTGGGTTACCAAAGCTCCCTTAGGCAACCAAATTGAATGGGATGCTGAGATTACCCAAGATCAAGAAAATGAGCTGATTTGTTGGCGATCGCTACCTGGCGCTAGTGTGCCTAACGAAGGCTGCGTGAGCTTTCGCACTTCAGAGTATGAAGCTGGCACAGAAGTTAAGGTCACGATGGACTACAGTCCCTTTGGTGGCATGGCTGGAGCCGTAGTTGCCACCTTGCTGGGTGAAGCTCCGGATGGGCAACTGTACGAAGATTTGTGGCGGCTCAAGCAGGAAATTGAGGAAGGCAATACTGAACTTTAGTTCTTAAACACCTTTGCTACAGAGTTTAGAATCCTAACCAGTAGCCCAAGAGGAGGCTGTGCTCTTAGAGTAGGAAGGAGCACCATTGATTTTCGCCAATCCTCGAATGTGAGCAAGCTGTCAAAGGTCCAAACTCATCCGTTTCCGTTTTTGCTGTACCTAGAATGGGCTCTGCTCGGTGTCGCGACACTCTCGGAGCTGTTCTTTGTGCCGCTGCCCCGGATGCGCCAGTTTCCTCTCACGACGCTCTTGAGTATTGGCGGCTTGTGGCTAATGGGGCTACGACTGCCTGTGGGCCGACCCGGATGGCTAAAGCTGCTGTATACAGGGTTAGAGTTTAGCCTAATTGTTTTGGCGGGAGGCTTGAGCCCACGGGGAATCCGGGTGTTTCCGTTCCTCTATTTGGTTTTAGTGATTCGCAGTTGCCTGCTGTTTAAGCTGCCCGGACGCTTGATGGTGACAGGGCTAGCGTTTTCTTCCTTCCTGCTGACGCTGCTCTACCGTATGCAAACGCTGAATCTGCCAGGGCGACCGATGGTGCAAGACCGCATCCGGTTTCTGATTCTCAATCTGACGCTAAATGCGGCTTTGCTGTTTGGGCTGATCCTGATTTTGGTGTTGTTTTTGATTAATGCACTGCTGGCGGAACGCGAAAGCCGAGAAAAGCTAGCGATCGCGAACGAACAACTACGCCAATATGCCCTACGAATTGAAGACCAAGCGACACTACAAGAACGCAACCGCATTGCCCGCGATATTCACGACTCCCTCGGCCACGCTCTCACCGGGCTGAACATTCAACTGGAAGGAGCCTTAAAGCTTTGGCAAACCAATCCGACTAAAGCGCAAGCCTTTCTAGCAGAAGCAAAACGGTTGGGATCAACGGCGTTGCAGGCAGTCCGACAGTCTGTAGCGGCTTTGCGCTCCGATCCGCTCCAAGGGCAATCTGTAGAGATGGCGATCGCCCGCCTCGCCCAGGAATTTCACCGCACCACTGGCATTTTGCCGACTTGTGAAATTGAGCTGACGCGATCGCTACCACTGGAACTCAAAACTGCCGTTTATCGCATCGTCCAAGAATCCCTGACTAATATTTGTAAATATGCTGCTCCGAGTGCGGTACAAATTCAACTCAAGACAACGAAAGATCTCCTACTGTTACAGGTTCAGGACGATGGTAACGGCTTTGAAGTGAATGAAAATACGACCGGATTTGGAATTCAGGGGATGCAGGAACGGAGTTTGGCGTTGGGCGGTCACTTTACCATTACCAGTCAGCCTGGAGCGGGTTGTCGTATTCTAGCCAAGTTGCCCCTACCGAAATTGCCCTCATGATTCGCGTCCTACTAGTCGATGACCAAAGTATTCTGCGTCAGGGTTTGAAAGCGCTCCTGGAGCTAGAGCCAGACTTGGATATCGTGGGCGATGCGAGTAATGGGCAAGTTGCGATTCAGCAAGTAGAAGCACTGCAACCCGATGTAGTGCTGATGGATGTGCGAATGCCCGTGATGGATGGGGTTGCCGCGACCAGAAGCATTTGCCAGCGCTTCCCGACGATTAAAGTCTTGGTGTTGACCACCTTTGATGACGACGAATACATTGCCGAAGCGATGCGGGTGGGAGCGATCGGTTATTTGCTCAAAGATACGCCTTCGGAGGAACTAGCCGCTGCAATTCGGGCAGTTCATAAGGGATACGCTCAATTTGGCCCTGGCATTTTTCAGAAAGTGCTTTCCCACATGGGCTCAAAACCCGTCGCGATCGCTAGCTCACCTGCTGAACAGTTACCTCCTGGTCTAAACGAACTCACGCCCAGAGAACGGGAAGTATTGCGCCTGATTGCAGCGGGTTCTAATAACCGAGAAATTGCACAAACTTTATTTATTTCAGAAGGCACGGTCAAAAATCATGTCACCAATATTCTGAATCGGCTGAATTTGCGCGATCGCACCCAAGCAGCTATCTTTGCCAATGCCTATCTCACGCTGCTGAATGACGGCAGTGGTAGCCTGTAAACTCAGATTGGCAGGTTTTTGTTAGGTAAAAGATTGGTGCCAACTGCTACGACCTACTTAACTCATCCCAAACGCAATCCCCAAGCTCGTTTGCGGCTATTTTGCTTTCCCTATGCGGGAGGCAATTCTTTTATCTTTCGACCTTGGCTGAATAGCCTACCATCAGATGTTGAGCTAGGCGCGATCGAGCTACCAGGACATGGCACTCGCATGGCTGAACCACTATTAACTCGAATGCCTGAGTTGGTAGAAGCGATCGCCTCATCTCTCTTACCCCACCTAGACAAACCTTTTGCGTTTTTCGGACACAGTATGGGAGCTTGGGTCAGCTTTGAGGTGGCTCGCTGGTTACAAAGCCATGATCATTTGTGTCCGGTGCATCTCTTTGTGTCCGGTGCGCGGGCTCCTCAATTGCCTAGTTTGCGATCGCCACTCCACCAATTACCAAAAGCAGAATTTGTCGCAGCGTTGCGCCGTCTGCAAGGCACCCCAGAAGCGGTGTTAGAGCACGCGGAACTGATGGAGTTGATGCTGCCAATTCTAAGAGCTGATTTTGCTGTGTTAGAAACCTATACATATTCGCCCCAAACTCCCCTACCTTGCTCGATCACAGCCCTCGGTGGATTGCAGGATGTAGATGTGAGTGAGGTAGCACTTCAAGCGTGGCAAGCCCAAACCAGTGCTAGTTTTTCTCACCGTATGTTGTCAGGTAATCACTTTTTTATCCATTCAGACCAAACGTTGCTCCTACACCTGTTGACCCAAGAACTCACTCAAATTGTCAGCCATCTACCTAAGTATGCCCCTCTCAAATCCCCTCCAGGTTTGGGGAATTAGGAGGGCCAAATGCAGCATTATGAGGACAATCCCTGGCAGTCGCCACCCGCTGATCTGAAGTTAGCCCAAGATGAAGTACATGTCTGGTGTATGGCGCTTGATCAAGACCCAGGGTTAGTCGAGCAGTTCCATGCAACCTTAGCTAATGACGAACAGGAACGGGCCGCGAAATTCTATTTCCCTAAAGATAGGCAGCATTTTATTGTGGCGAGGGGTTTACTGCGCCTAATTTTGGGCCGCTATCTCAATCAAGCACCTGCTCAGCTACGTTTTGTCTATAATGCCTATGGCAAACCTAGCCTGGAAGCAACTCCATCGCTGCATTTCAACTTGTCTCACTCGAAGGGATTGGCTCTGCTGGGGATGTCAAGCGATCGCGAAATAGGGATTGATCTTGAATACATCCGCACAGACTTTCCTTTTGAGCAGGTGGCTAAATCTGTCTTTTCAGTTTCAGAGCAAAATATCTTGCGATCGCTGCCTGAAACCCTCAAGCCTGAAGCATTCTTTAATGCCTGGACTCGTAAAGAAGCCTATATCAAAGCTTTGGGGCAAGGGCTATCGATTCCGCTCGACCAGTTTGATGTAGCTTTCGTCCCTGGCGAATCTGCGGCTTTGCGAGAAGTCAGAGGGACTTGGTCAAACGCCCACGACTGGACTTTACAACACCTAACCCCTGCACCGAATTATGTAGGCGCGATCGCGGTTGCAGGATCAGGCTGGCAACTCAAGTGTTGGCGCTGGTTAAATGCCTGAAAGGCAAGTGATAGGATGAAAGCCAGCATCGCTAAACTGTGGAGTTTATTGGTATCTAGGTGCAACTCAAAAACGTCATTATTGCTCACAAAGCAGGAGATGCGACCAGTCGGCGCTGGGCTGAAAAATGTGCTCGGCAGCTAGAAGACCGAGGTTGTAAAGTGCTGATGGGACCGAGCGGCCCCAAAGACAATCCCTATCCCGTCTTCTTGGCCTCAGCCACCCATCCAATCGATTTAGCGCTGGTCTTGGGCGGGGATGGCACAGCGCTCTCAGCCACAAGGCATTTAGCTGCCGATGGCATTCCGATTTTGGCGGTGAATGTCGGTGGGCATTTGGGATTCCTCACCGAGTCTTCGCAGGAACTGAGCGATTCAGAGCGAGTTTGGGATCGGTTGCTAGAAGACCGCTTTGCTGTCCAGACTCGAATGATGGTGCAAGCGAGTGTATATGAAGGACATCGCACCAATCTGGAGCCAGTGAGCGATCGCTACTTAGCCCTGAATGAAATGACGGTGAAGCCTGCGTCTGCCGATCGCATGATTACTTCCATTTTGGAAATGGAAATTGATGGTGAGGTGGTGGATCAGTACCAGGGAGATGGCCTGATCGTTGCCACACCCACAGGGTCTACTTCCTACACCGTGGCTGCCAATGGCCCGATCGTGCATCCGGGGATGGAAGCGTTGGTCGTCACCCCAATTTGCCCTTTAAGTCTTTCTAGTCGCTCGATTGTGCTGCCGCCCGGTTCAGTGGTGAGTATTTGGCCCTTGGCAGACAACGACCTCAGCACCAAGCTCTGGATGGATGGCGTGATGGCAACCTCGATTTGGCCAGGGCAGCGAGTCGATGTGCGGATGGCTGATTGCCGAGCTAAATTCATTATTTTGCGAGAGAACTATTCCTACTACCAAACGCTGCGGGAAAAGTTGCAATGGGCTGGAGCCAGAATTCGCTACAGCAACAATCACCGTAATTAGGCACCGCAATTAGGTGGTTCGTAGGTAATCATTTCACTCAAAATCATTACCAATCTAAAACTACCGGGAATTAAAGCTGGGGGGACAGATTATTAGCTGGAACACGGGTTCACTCAATCGCGTATCCGCCTCGTTACGCTTTATACAGTTGCACCCGATTGACTGAGAAATCCCCCTAATTTCGACTGCTCAATCTTTTCAGCCCCTAGTCTCTTGTGCTTAGTTCCTGAAAGTGGCGGAGTGAAGCCAGCGGTTCTAGCTAGCTTGATCCGTTACTTTACGGTTGAAATGGGGGACGCGATCGCGCAATTTGTTGACTCCTAAGCGTTCTAGGGAACTCTATCAACAAATCGTCGATGGCTTGGTCAGCTAGGAATTGCAATTGCCCGATCTAGCGAATTTTAACTATGAAAAGTCACCTTGTGGCGATCGCAGAGTTATCTACTGCCGATCGCGAGGCTATGTATGGTCTATTGAGCACTCATTTTTCCGGAGTCAAGCGAGCAGTTTTTGAAGCTGACTTGCATACCAAAAACTGGGTGATCTTATTGAAAGATGAGCGATCGCAGACCCTTAAGGGTTTTTCCACAATTCTGATGTACGAAACTGAGTTTGAAGGTGAGGAGTTGACGGTTGTCTACTCTGGCGACACGATTATGGACCCCAGTGCTTGGTCTAGTTCAGCACTCTCGCGGGCTTGGATCGCCTCTGTTAATCAGTTGCGGCGCAAATATCCTCGCGGCAAACTTTATTGGCTCTTGATCTCCTCTGGCTATCGTACCTACCGCTTTTTGCCTACGTTTTGGCAAGAGTTTTACCCCCGCTATGATGCTCCCACATCTCCCACAATGACCAGATTGATGCAATTTCTAGCGCAGCGGCAGTTTGGCAACTGTTATGACGCTACCACTGGCATTGTCCGCTTCCCCCATCCGCAACAGCTCAAGGGTCAGCTTCAGGGGATTCCAGTAGAACGCTGCAAAGATCCACATATTGATTTTTTTGCCAGCCAGAACCCACATCACGATCAAGGAGATGAGTTGGTGTGCTTGGCAGAGATTACCGAAACGAATTTAACGCCAGCAGGTCGGCGGATGTGGTTTGCCATGCTAGAACCTGTGGCCTTGGTGTAACCAATCATGAGTAGCAAAGCTGGGATGCAGACAGAAACCTTTAATCATCCCGATCGCTTTATTCGAGGGTGGCATTGGGCACTGCGATCGCGAGATCTCAAAGTAGGGCAGGTCAAACCTGTGCAACTCTTGGGGCGAGATTTAGCGATCTACCGTAACCAAGAGGGGCAAGTGGTGGCCCTAGATGCCTACTGCCCCCATATGGGAGCGCATTTAGCGGAAGGCAAAGTTGATGGCGCTGGAATTCGCTGTTTCTTCCATAACTGGAAATTTGATCCTCAAGGGCACTGTGTAGATGTGCCTTGTTTGGGCAAAGCCATTCCTGCCAAGCTCTCCAGTTGGCCAACCGCAGAACACTACGGCTTGATTTGGGTCTGGACGGGAGAGATACCCCAGCAATCTCTACCCTTTGTCCCGGAGCTAGAACATACAGGCTGCGACGTGATGTTTGGGTCGCATTTCTTCAAAAACTGCCATCCCAATGTCCTGTTGATCAATGCGATCGATGCTCAGCATTTCAATACGGTGCACAACTTTCCAATTCAGATTGTGTTTCGCACAGAGACGCTGCATCGCAATGCCATCACCTTCAGCAACACCACACGAGGCGGCGATGAATCCTGGCTGATGCGGTTAATTCTGCCGTTTTATAAAAATGAGGGCACCTACAGCATGTGCTACTGGTATGGCAGCACGGGCACAGTCACCCTCGGCCCCGATTTTCTCCACTTCTACATCATGTTTACCCTGCGGCTGTTGGAAGGTGGCAAAACCGAAGGACAAACCGTTTTAATCACCAAAAAGCGGCCTGGGCTTCTGGGTTGGCTATTGAATCGGCTAATTTTATTCGTTACTCAATTAGTTGGTAATTACTTCGCCAAAGGTGATACCCAGATCTTCCAAACGATTAAATTTAACCTCAAAACTCCAACCAAAGCCGATCAATCAATAGTCCAGTTCATGCAGCATGTGGAGCAACAGCAACCACTGGCTTGGGGAACCTGGGAACCAATTTCAGAACTAGCACAAACACCTGTGACAGAACCATTACAGATTAATTCTGGGGTGGAACCTGAGCGAGAACGGGTTTGGGAGGCAGTATGAAGACGGTGTTGATTACAGGGTGCTCCTCTGGGTTTGGGCGCGGTATGGTAGATGAGTTTCTCCAGTGTGGCTGGCAAGTGATCAGCACCATGCGTCAAGCTAACCAACGCCGAGAATTACTGGCAGAGTCACTAGAGAAATATAGCGATCGCTTAACCATTCTCGATTTAGATGTCACCGATCCAACTCAGCGAGAGGCAGTTGCAGAGTATGTGCGCCAAAAAGGAAATCTAGATTGCCTAGTGAATAATGCAGGCGATCGCTTTTTCGGCCCCTTAGAAGACCTCAGCGAAGCTCAACTGCGGCGACAGATGGAGGTAAATTTCTACGGTCCCACACTTTTGACACGAGCTTTATTACCTGAGATTCGAGCCGCGCAAGGCACGATTATTTTTATCTCTTCTACGTTTGGTTATATAGGGTTTCCGCTCACCTCGGCTTACTGCGCTAGCAAATATGCACTGGAAGGCTTGGCTGAGAGTCTGTATTACGAGCTAAAACCGCATGGTGTGCATGTGGCGCTAATTGAACCCGGAGCTAGCCGTACTAACTTTGGTCACGATCCGGGTTGGGCAGAAGGAGAGTCGGCTCCCTACCAGTTACAGATGCAGAATTACCATTTACTCAAAGACCGATTACGGGCCAAATCCCCCAACAACACGCTCCGAGTGGCTCAACAAGCGGTAGCTTTGGCAGAAGGGCGATCGCGATGTTTGCGAGTGCGGGTCGGACGGGATGCGGCATTGATGTATCTCTTTCAACGGCTGGTACCTGATTGGATTCGTCTACCTTTATCTAACTTGTTTTACCGTCGGATCTTTTTACGGAGGCCAGCTTGATGAGCCCGAACATTGCTGGATTTGATCTACCTCTGCTCAATGAGGGAGATAAACTCAATCGGATTTTGGCTTCAACTTTAGGCGAGCGCTTACCCGCAGCAGCACAGCTTTCCCGTTCCTACCAGCCAAGCTCGGAACCACCCCGATCTTACTGGGATGCAACGCATTTTGGTCTAGAACGAGTGGCGATTTTTCAGGATGCCAGTGAGGAAGAGCAGCAGGCGATCGCGCAGATTGCTAGCCAAGGCTTGTTGATAGAAGCCTACTTCGTGGAAAAAGCAGGGATAGGCTACATGGCGAAGATGCTCTTGCTGGCAGAAACTCTAGAGGAACGGATGCTCTACAGTCTCTTCGCTGCCGAGGAGGCCGCACATTTAGCCCAGATTAGGAGGTTTTTCGATGGCCCCCCTACCCCTCCAATACTGGGGGGAATTAGCTCTGATTTCTTCTCCCCCCAGTATTGGGGGGATGGGGGGGCAGAAGAACCCATTGGCACCGATGATCCATTTCTGCGGTTTCTGTCAGATCTCCTAGAGACAGAAGATAAAGCCATCTTGCTATTCATCATTCAGGTGGTGTTGGAAGGATGGGGTCTGAGCCACTATCGCAGTTTAGCCAAGGGCTGCTCCCACTTGGAGTTAGGTCAATTGTTTGAGCAGTTTCTCCAAGCCGAAGCGCGTCATCATGGTTCTGGTTTGATGCTGTTTAACAAAATATCTTTATCCACGCAAAGCCAAAGCGCCATCGTAGAAGCATTGACCCTGTTTCTCCGCATGGTACAAGTCGGGCCGCAGAGGGTCTTAAGCGCGATCGCCCAAGTCAAAGGAGATCTCTCGCGATCGCAACAAATCCAGGTTTTGCAAGAGTTAGAAACTGAGATCCAGAGTGGAGCGCGGTTGAGCTATTTACGCTCTCTGATGCA
This region of Trichocoleus desertorum NBK24 genomic DNA includes:
- a CDS encoding SRPBCC family protein, whose protein sequence is MSIHVERSIRIDRSPQELYQFWRNFENLPRFMNHLQSVQMVDAQRSHWVTKAPLGNQIEWDAEITQDQENELICWRSLPGASVPNEGCVSFRTSEYEAGTEVKVTMDYSPFGGMAGAVVATLLGEAPDGQLYEDLWRLKQEIEEGNTEL
- a CDS encoding sensor histidine kinase, yielding MLYLEWALLGVATLSELFFVPLPRMRQFPLTTLLSIGGLWLMGLRLPVGRPGWLKLLYTGLEFSLIVLAGGLSPRGIRVFPFLYLVLVIRSCLLFKLPGRLMVTGLAFSSFLLTLLYRMQTLNLPGRPMVQDRIRFLILNLTLNAALLFGLILILVLFLINALLAERESREKLAIANEQLRQYALRIEDQATLQERNRIARDIHDSLGHALTGLNIQLEGALKLWQTNPTKAQAFLAEAKRLGSTALQAVRQSVAALRSDPLQGQSVEMAIARLAQEFHRTTGILPTCEIELTRSLPLELKTAVYRIVQESLTNICKYAAPSAVQIQLKTTKDLLLLQVQDDGNGFEVNENTTGFGIQGMQERSLALGGHFTITSQPGAGCRILAKLPLPKLPS
- a CDS encoding response regulator transcription factor, producing MIRVLLVDDQSILRQGLKALLELEPDLDIVGDASNGQVAIQQVEALQPDVVLMDVRMPVMDGVAATRSICQRFPTIKVLVLTTFDDDEYIAEAMRVGAIGYLLKDTPSEELAAAIRAVHKGYAQFGPGIFQKVLSHMGSKPVAIASSPAEQLPPGLNELTPREREVLRLIAAGSNNREIAQTLFISEGTVKNHVTNILNRLNLRDRTQAAIFANAYLTLLNDGSGSL
- a CDS encoding thioesterase II family protein, producing MPTATTYLTHPKRNPQARLRLFCFPYAGGNSFIFRPWLNSLPSDVELGAIELPGHGTRMAEPLLTRMPELVEAIASSLLPHLDKPFAFFGHSMGAWVSFEVARWLQSHDHLCPVHLFVSGARAPQLPSLRSPLHQLPKAEFVAALRRLQGTPEAVLEHAELMELMLPILRADFAVLETYTYSPQTPLPCSITALGGLQDVDVSEVALQAWQAQTSASFSHRMLSGNHFFIHSDQTLLLHLLTQELTQIVSHLPKYAPLKSPPGLGN
- a CDS encoding 4'-phosphopantetheinyl transferase superfamily protein; its protein translation is MQHYEDNPWQSPPADLKLAQDEVHVWCMALDQDPGLVEQFHATLANDEQERAAKFYFPKDRQHFIVARGLLRLILGRYLNQAPAQLRFVYNAYGKPSLEATPSLHFNLSHSKGLALLGMSSDREIGIDLEYIRTDFPFEQVAKSVFSVSEQNILRSLPETLKPEAFFNAWTRKEAYIKALGQGLSIPLDQFDVAFVPGESAALREVRGTWSNAHDWTLQHLTPAPNYVGAIAVAGSGWQLKCWRWLNA
- a CDS encoding NAD(+) kinase, coding for MQLKNVIIAHKAGDATSRRWAEKCARQLEDRGCKVLMGPSGPKDNPYPVFLASATHPIDLALVLGGDGTALSATRHLAADGIPILAVNVGGHLGFLTESSQELSDSERVWDRLLEDRFAVQTRMMVQASVYEGHRTNLEPVSDRYLALNEMTVKPASADRMITSILEMEIDGEVVDQYQGDGLIVATPTGSTSYTVAANGPIVHPGMEALVVTPICPLSLSSRSIVLPPGSVVSIWPLADNDLSTKLWMDGVMATSIWPGQRVDVRMADCRAKFIILRENYSYYQTLREKLQWAGARIRYSNNHRN
- a CDS encoding aromatic ring-hydroxylating dioxygenase subunit alpha, whose protein sequence is MSSKAGMQTETFNHPDRFIRGWHWALRSRDLKVGQVKPVQLLGRDLAIYRNQEGQVVALDAYCPHMGAHLAEGKVDGAGIRCFFHNWKFDPQGHCVDVPCLGKAIPAKLSSWPTAEHYGLIWVWTGEIPQQSLPFVPELEHTGCDVMFGSHFFKNCHPNVLLINAIDAQHFNTVHNFPIQIVFRTETLHRNAITFSNTTRGGDESWLMRLILPFYKNEGTYSMCYWYGSTGTVTLGPDFLHFYIMFTLRLLEGGKTEGQTVLITKKRPGLLGWLLNRLILFVTQLVGNYFAKGDTQIFQTIKFNLKTPTKADQSIVQFMQHVEQQQPLAWGTWEPISELAQTPVTEPLQINSGVEPERERVWEAV
- a CDS encoding SDR family oxidoreductase, whose amino-acid sequence is MKTVLITGCSSGFGRGMVDEFLQCGWQVISTMRQANQRRELLAESLEKYSDRLTILDLDVTDPTQREAVAEYVRQKGNLDCLVNNAGDRFFGPLEDLSEAQLRRQMEVNFYGPTLLTRALLPEIRAAQGTIIFISSTFGYIGFPLTSAYCASKYALEGLAESLYYELKPHGVHVALIEPGASRTNFGHDPGWAEGESAPYQLQMQNYHLLKDRLRAKSPNNTLRVAQQAVALAEGRSRCLRVRVGRDAALMYLFQRLVPDWIRLPLSNLFYRRIFLRRPA
- a CDS encoding ferritin-like domain-containing protein; this encodes MSPNIAGFDLPLLNEGDKLNRILASTLGERLPAAAQLSRSYQPSSEPPRSYWDATHFGLERVAIFQDASEEEQQAIAQIASQGLLIEAYFVEKAGIGYMAKMLLLAETLEERMLYSLFAAEEAAHLAQIRRFFDGPPTPPILGGISSDFFSPQYWGDGGAEEPIGTDDPFLRFLSDLLETEDKAILLFIIQVVLEGWGLSHYRSLAKGCSHLELGQLFEQFLQAEARHHGSGLMLFNKISLSTQSQSAIVEALTLFLRMVQVGPQRVLSAIAQVKGDLSRSQQIQVLQELETEIQSGARLSYLRSLMQKTTAHAIVQELEERGSFQPFPAEKCI